A DNA window from Dictyoglomus sp. contains the following coding sequences:
- the lpdA gene encoding dihydrolipoyl dehydrogenase — MEKYDVIFLGAGSGGYVGAIRSADLGKRVCIVEERELGGTCLNRGCIPTKALLKSAEVYNSIKESKIFGIQVKDFSYDVNEIFNWKDNVVKRLISGIEYLLKARKVVVKKGRGRILDERTIEIETLQGKEIINGENIVIATGSEPAIIPSFKIDGVNVLTSDDALRLREIPKDIVIVGAGAIGIEFATFYNSFGSKVRIIEMMGQVVPVLKDKKLASLIQRILNKRGIEVRTGTKIVEIEVRNGKVYSTLDTGEVLESEKVLVSIGRKLNSDNIGLENVGIKTENGRIVVDEYLRTNIPHIYAIGDVIGGLLLAHKAMKEGEVVAEIISGKDEKMDYRVLPWAIFSSPEIAVVGLTEEEAQEETLVGEFPFSANGKAVSMNATDGLIKIVARKKDKVIIGAQVVGPEASVIIAELALAIKKNLTLEDLSDTIHVHPTLSEAVMESARVPLGNVIHIVKR; from the coding sequence TTGGAGAAATATGATGTAATCTTCTTAGGTGCTGGCTCAGGAGGGTATGTAGGAGCCATAAGATCTGCAGATCTTGGGAAAAGAGTTTGTATTGTAGAGGAAAGGGAACTAGGAGGAACATGTTTAAATAGAGGGTGTATCCCCACAAAGGCATTATTAAAATCTGCAGAAGTTTATAACTCTATTAAAGAATCAAAGATCTTTGGGATTCAGGTAAAGGATTTTAGTTATGATGTTAATGAGATATTCAATTGGAAAGACAATGTGGTTAAAAGATTAATCTCAGGAATTGAGTATCTTTTGAAAGCAAGAAAGGTTGTTGTAAAGAAAGGAAGAGGAAGGATATTAGATGAAAGGACCATCGAAATAGAGACTCTCCAAGGAAAAGAAATTATTAATGGAGAAAATATTGTCATCGCTACAGGTTCCGAGCCTGCTATTATTCCTAGTTTTAAGATTGATGGAGTAAATGTTTTAACCTCTGATGATGCTTTAAGATTGAGGGAAATACCAAAGGATATAGTAATTGTTGGGGCAGGAGCTATTGGTATTGAGTTTGCTACTTTTTATAATTCCTTTGGAAGTAAAGTTAGAATTATTGAGATGATGGGACAGGTTGTCCCCGTATTAAAGGATAAAAAACTGGCATCATTAATTCAAAGGATATTAAATAAAAGGGGAATAGAAGTTAGAACAGGAACAAAAATAGTGGAGATAGAAGTTAGAAATGGAAAGGTTTACTCCACCCTTGATACAGGAGAGGTTTTAGAAAGTGAGAAAGTTCTTGTTTCCATTGGTAGAAAATTAAACTCTGATAATATAGGTCTTGAAAATGTGGGAATAAAAACAGAAAACGGAAGAATTGTTGTAGATGAGTATTTAAGAACTAATATTCCCCATATCTATGCTATTGGGGATGTAATTGGGGGACTTCTTCTTGCTCATAAAGCTATGAAAGAGGGAGAAGTCGTGGCGGAGATAATATCAGGAAAGGATGAGAAAATGGATTACCGAGTTCTTCCCTGGGCAATTTTTTCTTCTCCTGAGATTGCAGTGGTAGGACTAACGGAGGAAGAAGCCCAAGAGGAAACCTTAGTGGGAGAATTTCCCTTTAGCGCCAATGGAAAGGCTGTTTCTATGAATGCTACTGATGGATTAATTAAAATAGTTGCAAGAAAGAAGGATAAAGTAATTATTGGAGCTCAAGTTGTAGGACCTGAGGCATCAGTTATTATTGCAGAGCTTGCTTTGGCAATAAAGAAAAATTTAACCTTAGAGGATTTGTCGGATACTATTCATGTTCATCCTACTCTTTCTGAGGCTGTAATGGAGTCTGCAAGGGTTCCCTTAGGAAATGTGATCCATATTGTTAAAAGATAA
- a CDS encoding DsrE/DsrF/DrsH-like family protein — protein sequence MKENKKTIIVFSNDMDRVMASLVIATGASAMGDEVTMFFTFWGLNVLRDPKKNVSKKNFLEKIFGWMMPKGVDKLPLSKMNFLGIGPKLMKYMMKKKKVQSLSEMLKQAQDLGVKLVACSMSMEVMGIKKEELIDGVEIGGVATYLNEANSSGLNLFI from the coding sequence ATGAAAGAAAATAAAAAAACTATAATAGTTTTTAGTAATGATATGGATAGAGTAATGGCATCCTTAGTGATTGCTACTGGTGCATCTGCTATGGGAGACGAGGTAACAATGTTTTTTACTTTTTGGGGATTAAATGTTTTGAGAGATCCCAAAAAGAATGTTTCTAAGAAAAACTTTTTGGAAAAGATCTTTGGATGGATGATGCCAAAAGGGGTAGATAAACTTCCCCTTTCTAAAATGAACTTTTTAGGTATAGGTCCAAAACTTATGAAATATATGATGAAAAAGAAAAAGGTCCAAAGTCTTTCTGAAATGTTAAAACAGGCTCAGGATCTTGGAGTAAAGCTTGTAGCATGTAGCATGTCCATGGAGGTTATGGGGATTAAAAAAGAAGAATTAATTGATGGAGTAGAGATTGGTGGGGTAGCAACATATTTAAATGAGGCAAATTCCTCAGGATTAAATCTTTTTATTTAA
- a CDS encoding rubrerythrin family protein, whose product MRKMTEKFLHDAFAGESMAHMKYTIFAEEAEKKGLTRLANLFRAIAYAEFVHARNHYRELGLIQDMSFNIQQCIDGETFEIEEMYPVYNNTALFQNEKGAERSTRYAWEAEKIHAEMYKKAKELVEKKEDYPVEKIYICPVCGHTIEGEPPEKCPVCGAPRSSYKEFSV is encoded by the coding sequence ATGAGAAAAATGACGGAAAAATTTCTTCACGATGCCTTTGCAGGTGAAAGTATGGCTCATATGAAATACACCATTTTTGCAGAAGAGGCAGAAAAAAAGGGTTTAACAAGACTTGCAAATCTTTTTAGAGCTATTGCTTATGCTGAGTTTGTCCATGCAAGGAATCATTATAGAGAATTAGGACTAATTCAGGATATGTCATTCAATATTCAGCAATGTATTGATGGGGAAACCTTTGAGATTGAAGAAATGTATCCCGTTTACAACAATACTGCCTTATTCCAAAATGAAAAGGGAGCGGAAAGAAGTACAAGATATGCTTGGGAGGCTGAAAAAATTCATGCGGAAATGTATAAAAAAGCAAAGGAGCTAGTGGAGAAGAAAGAAGATTATCCTGTAGAAAAGATCTACATATGTCCCGTTTGTGGACATACCATAGAAGGGGAACCTCCTGAGAAGTGCCCCGTATGTGGTGCCCCTAGAAGTTCCTATAAAGAATTTTCGGTATAA
- the metG gene encoding methionine--tRNA ligase: protein MARRKFYITTPIYYSNSEPHIGTAYCTVVADTFARYYRLRDYDVFFLTGLDEHGPKLARSAEERGFTPKEFVDMMAEKFIKTWERMGITNDDFIRTTQERHEIVVQRIFQKLYDKGYLYKGSYAGWYCTPCETYWGEEELKEGKCPNCERPVEWLEEETYYFKLSQFTEPLLKYIEEHPQFVFPESRRNEVISFIKQGLKDISATRSTVKWGVPVPFDPKHTVYVWFDALINYISALGYLREDNERFDRYWPADIHLIGKDILRFHAIIWPAILMALDLPLPRTILAHGFWTIRGGKISKSKGNRIDPHELMDLYGVDALRYFLLREVPLGLDGEYSDSAFHRRYQSDLANDLGNLLNRVITVTEKYTQGKVPEPSSFGEREKELFEITENAIKKVEYSMENFNPSSALISIWEIIQSANRYIDQSAPWNLEKEGKKEILNTVVYSLLETLRKISILLYPFIPETAEKIQDQLGYKDKQFAWDLLWDAKIPVGQKVVKGKVLFPKVEIKEEKEEISLISIEDFKKLDLRIAEVLSARKIENSDKLLLLEIDLGFERRQIVAGIAQYYTPEELIGKKIVVLANLEPAKIRGYVSNGMLLAGTDDKGRLSILTIDKDLSLGAKVS, encoded by the coding sequence GTGGCAAGGAGAAAGTTTTATATAACTACTCCTATATATTATTCTAATTCTGAGCCACATATAGGTACTGCTTATTGCACTGTGGTTGCTGATACCTTTGCTCGTTATTATAGATTGAGAGACTATGATGTTTTTTTCTTAACGGGATTAGATGAGCATGGACCAAAGCTTGCAAGGTCTGCAGAGGAAAGGGGATTTACTCCCAAGGAATTTGTGGATATGATGGCGGAGAAATTTATAAAAACTTGGGAGAGAATGGGAATAACCAATGATGATTTTATAAGGACTACTCAGGAAAGACATGAAATAGTGGTGCAAAGAATTTTCCAAAAGCTATATGATAAAGGATATTTATATAAAGGAAGTTATGCGGGCTGGTATTGCACTCCTTGCGAGACCTATTGGGGAGAAGAAGAATTAAAAGAAGGGAAATGTCCTAATTGTGAAAGACCTGTGGAATGGCTGGAAGAGGAGACTTATTATTTTAAGCTTTCACAGTTTACCGAGCCCCTACTTAAATATATAGAGGAGCATCCCCAATTTGTATTTCCTGAATCTCGAAGAAATGAAGTAATAAGTTTTATAAAGCAGGGATTAAAGGATATTAGTGCTACAAGATCTACTGTAAAATGGGGGGTTCCTGTTCCTTTTGATCCTAAACATACTGTTTATGTTTGGTTTGATGCATTAATCAACTATATAAGTGCCTTAGGATATCTGAGAGAAGATAATGAAAGATTTGATAGATATTGGCCTGCGGATATTCATCTTATTGGAAAGGATATATTAAGATTTCATGCTATAATCTGGCCTGCAATTCTAATGGCTTTAGATCTTCCTTTGCCAAGAACTATTTTAGCTCATGGATTCTGGACCATAAGAGGAGGCAAGATTTCAAAATCAAAGGGAAATAGAATAGATCCCCATGAGCTTATGGACTTATATGGGGTAGATGCTTTAAGGTATTTCCTCTTAAGAGAAGTGCCTTTAGGCTTAGATGGAGAGTATTCTGATTCTGCCTTCCATAGAAGATATCAATCGGATTTGGCAAATGATCTAGGAAATCTTTTAAATAGAGTAATTACTGTTACTGAAAAATATACGCAAGGAAAAGTTCCAGAGCCCTCATCTTTTGGAGAAAGAGAAAAGGAATTATTTGAAATAACAGAAAATGCTATAAAAAAGGTAGAATATTCTATGGAGAATTTTAATCCCTCCTCTGCTCTTATCTCTATTTGGGAGATAATCCAATCCGCCAATAGATATATTGATCAGTCCGCGCCATGGAATTTGGAGAAAGAAGGAAAGAAAGAAATTCTTAATACTGTTGTCTATTCTCTTTTGGAAACATTAAGAAAAATTTCTATCCTTCTTTATCCTTTTATTCCTGAGACTGCGGAGAAAATCCAGGATCAATTGGGTTATAAAGATAAGCAGTTTGCATGGGATTTGTTATGGGATGCTAAAATTCCTGTGGGACAAAAAGTAGTAAAGGGCAAAGTTTTATTCCCAAAAGTTGAAATTAAAGAAGAGAAAGAAGAAATTTCTTTGATAAGTATTGAGGACTTTAAGAAGTTAGATTTGAGAATTGCAGAAGTTTTATCCGCAAGAAAGATAGAAAATAGTGATAAACTGCTTCTTTTAGAGATAGATTTAGGTTTTGAGAGAAGACAAATTGTCGCAGGAATAGCTCAATATTATACTCCTGAAGAACTCATTGGTAAAAAAATAGTGGTTCTTGCCAATTTGGAGCCAGCAAAAATAAGGGGATATGTCTCTAATGGTATGCTTCTTGCAGGAACCGATGATAAGGGTAGACTTTCTATCTTAACTATAGATAAAGATTTATCTTTGGGAGCCAAGGTGAGTTAA
- a CDS encoding M6 family metalloprotease domain-containing protein has protein sequence MRKVIGFLVFLILILSFTSAETLPLTKVKIMPPHEKLIEKKLKLPTLPEIAPVSIPKDKKIYGIIEKAEGVGKAIVIPVHFTDKPKQPDNVIPSNYFDILFNSTGANWSSINPYNKGSVRDFIKENSYNIFDISATILPWYTAQRTYTYYINDGNYGFNGGVFVLVQEVLQHAVNSGYDLRNFDVIFIIHSGEGAEWTGNVNDIWSHASTVYVNIGGQNVPIRYSIEPEYMKDNNVIIPMTVGVFVHEMGHSFGQLPDLYDRDYSSYGLGRWSLMAGGSWNGPQSPSGYTIGGSPSHFDAWCKIQLGWITPIVPKDNLTNVNIPPVETNPVVYKLWTDGVEGDQYFLLENRRKIGFDSYLRGEGLLIYHVDEKMRGSQNDYEWYPGLDPSKHYLVALEQADGKWDLEKKVNSGDSGDPYPGSTNKTIFDENSTPNSKAYFEIPTGVAVKNITVSGQNIIANIYVSSIQLNVSPVFDPNKENCIIMLLLIRSYILTINVYDTLNGQKNNLVKTIVNNQKVNNGSYNYTWNGRDETNTLLPNGKYIIEAIAKDEIGNSKSISATTTLNSGQPLSFVNVTRFTKSFNPKTGPAEIFFNLTQDAKVRFIVYNLAGEKVYERDLGYLFAGNHKIEWEGINWKGIYLPNGLYLFQLVAESSQGESRINRFIGILK, from the coding sequence ATGCGAAAAGTAATAGGATTTTTGGTATTTCTTATTTTAATTTTATCCTTCACCTCTGCAGAAACTTTACCCCTAACTAAAGTTAAAATAATGCCTCCTCATGAAAAACTTATTGAGAAGAAGCTAAAATTGCCTACTTTACCAGAAATAGCACCAGTAAGTATTCCTAAGGATAAAAAAATCTATGGAATTATAGAAAAGGCAGAAGGCGTGGGAAAAGCTATCGTTATTCCTGTGCATTTTACTGATAAACCAAAACAGCCTGATAATGTGATTCCTTCAAATTATTTTGATATTCTTTTCAATAGTACTGGAGCAAATTGGAGTTCCATTAATCCCTATAATAAGGGAAGCGTAAGAGATTTTATAAAAGAAAATTCATACAATATATTTGACATAAGTGCTACCATTCTTCCCTGGTATACTGCTCAGAGAACTTATACCTATTATATAAATGATGGAAATTATGGATTTAATGGGGGAGTATTTGTCTTAGTTCAGGAAGTTCTTCAGCATGCAGTAAATTCAGGATATGATTTGAGAAATTTTGATGTAATTTTCATAATTCATAGTGGAGAAGGAGCGGAATGGACAGGAAATGTAAATGATATTTGGTCTCATGCATCCACGGTCTATGTAAACATAGGAGGACAAAATGTTCCCATAAGATATTCCATAGAACCAGAATATATGAAAGATAATAATGTAATTATTCCCATGACCGTTGGAGTTTTTGTCCATGAAATGGGACATTCCTTTGGACAACTTCCTGACCTTTATGATAGAGACTATTCTTCATATGGTCTTGGAAGATGGAGCTTAATGGCAGGAGGATCTTGGAATGGACCACAGAGTCCCAGTGGATATACCATAGGAGGATCTCCCTCGCATTTTGATGCATGGTGTAAGATTCAACTAGGATGGATAACTCCTATTGTTCCTAAAGATAATCTAACTAATGTAAATATTCCTCCTGTAGAAACAAATCCTGTAGTTTATAAGCTTTGGACCGATGGTGTAGAAGGAGATCAATATTTCTTGCTAGAAAATAGAAGAAAAATAGGTTTTGATTCCTATTTAAGAGGAGAAGGGCTTCTTATTTACCATGTGGATGAGAAGATGAGAGGATCTCAGAATGACTACGAATGGTATCCAGGACTTGATCCCTCAAAACATTATTTGGTTGCATTAGAGCAGGCGGACGGAAAATGGGATCTAGAAAAAAAAGTTAACAGTGGAGATTCTGGAGATCCATACCCTGGATCTACAAATAAAACTATCTTTGATGAAAATAGCACTCCTAACAGCAAAGCTTATTTTGAAATTCCCACAGGAGTTGCTGTAAAAAATATCACAGTTTCTGGACAAAATATAATAGCAAATATATATGTTTCTTCAATACAATTAAATGTATCGCCAGTTTTTGATCCTAACAAAGAAAATTGTATAATTATGTTACTTCTCATTAGAAGTTATATTTTAACAATAAATGTTTATGATACCTTAAATGGACAAAAAAATAATCTTGTAAAAACTATAGTTAATAATCAAAAAGTTAATAATGGAAGCTATAATTATACTTGGAATGGAAGAGATGAAACAAATACCTTACTTCCCAATGGAAAATACATTATAGAAGCGATAGCAAAGGATGAGATAGGTAACTCTAAATCCATATCCGCAACTACAACTCTTAATTCAGGACAACCCCTTTCCTTTGTAAATGTCACAAGATTTACAAAATCTTTTAATCCCAAGACAGGACCAGCAGAGATATTCTTTAATCTTACCCAAGATGCAAAGGTAAGATTTATTGTCTATAACCTTGCTGGAGAAAAAGTATATGAAAGGGATCTTGGATATCTTTTTGCAGGAAATCATAAAATAGAATGGGAAGGAATAAATTGGAAAGGAATTTATCTACCCAACGGACTTTATCTATTCCAGCTTGTTGCAGAATCCTCTCAAGGTGAATCAAGAATAAACAGATTCATTGGAATCCTGAAATAA
- a CDS encoding ferritin-like domain-containing protein, which yields MSVKEELIKMLNRALELEHAARIQYLAHAELVKGLNAEPIIERLKEIAGDEEKHEEIFRSLIANYLGGEPSMGIAETYQAKEIKEILEVNLKGEKEAIDFYKEIYRKVVENKAEFQYEFETLEHQIRHVIIDEQEHVVELSTLLGL from the coding sequence GTGTCAGTAAAAGAAGAATTAATTAAAATGCTCAATAGAGCCCTTGAACTGGAGCATGCAGCAAGAATTCAATATTTAGCCCATGCAGAGTTAGTAAAAGGCTTAAATGCAGAGCCCATTATAGAAAGACTAAAGGAAATTGCTGGTGATGAAGAAAAGCATGAAGAAATATTTCGATCTCTTATTGCAAATTATTTAGGTGGAGAACCCTCCATGGGAATTGCAGAAACCTATCAAGCAAAGGAAATTAAAGAGATTTTAGAGGTAAATTTAAAGGGAGAGAAGGAAGCTATAGATTTTTATAAAGAAATTTATAGAAAGGTAGTAGAAAATAAGGCTGAATTTCAATATGAATTTGAAACCTTAGAGCATCAGATAAGACATGTTATAATAGATGAACAAGAGCATGTAGTAGAACTTTCCACTCTTTTAGGATTGTAA
- the dnaX gene encoding DNA polymerase III subunit gamma/tau — protein sequence MHLALYRKWRPKTFDEIVGQEHIVITLKNSIRFGRITHAYLFAGPRGTGKTTIARLLAKSLNCVNGPTENPCLKCNSCIEISEGNSLDVIEIDAASNRGIDEIRDIREKARLLPVRDRYKVYIIDEVHMLTTEAFNALLKILEEPPEHVIFILATTEPQRVPLTILSRCQRFDFRRLSREEIKEHLEKIAREEGGNITEGALKLVAIQSQGSMRDAISLLEQLLVFSSEEITEDLARHLLGLPTYEFVYEFAKSLGNYNLDEGWRLIQQVFQLGKNPQQFVRELLQHFRNLILIKIEPRLSNILSLTQEEYEEILEETKIFSVKRLQEIIDTLLDLENRLRDLTSAPLILEMFLLPLFIKPEAEKEVKEEVKEVGQEPLKEEIRVKSETSSKTPLSLDTIKERWSQVLERVKKRKVSLEAILREAKVLEISDDGRLVLGFPRNFTFLKERIEELPNRQLIEEEIKRVFNISLPLKFITIEEDIPIIKEEKIDIDPEEVKNIFNGKIIKEG from the coding sequence ATGCATTTAGCATTATATAGAAAATGGAGACCAAAAACCTTTGATGAGATTGTAGGACAGGAACATATTGTAATTACTCTTAAAAATAGTATAAGATTTGGGCGTATTACTCATGCCTATCTTTTTGCAGGACCAAGAGGGACAGGAAAAACCACTATTGCAAGGCTTCTTGCAAAATCTTTAAATTGTGTCAATGGTCCCACTGAAAATCCATGCTTAAAATGTAATTCATGTATAGAGATTTCTGAGGGAAATAGCTTAGATGTGATTGAAATAGATGCAGCATCCAACAGAGGAATTGATGAGATTAGAGATATAAGAGAAAAGGCAAGATTATTACCTGTAAGGGATAGATATAAAGTGTATATTATTGATGAGGTTCATATGTTAACTACAGAAGCATTCAATGCTCTTTTAAAAATTTTAGAAGAGCCCCCAGAGCATGTAATATTTATATTAGCAACTACAGAACCCCAAAGGGTTCCCCTAACTATTCTGTCTCGTTGCCAGAGATTTGACTTTAGAAGATTATCTAGGGAAGAAATAAAGGAACACTTAGAAAAAATTGCAAGAGAGGAAGGAGGAAATATTACAGAGGGGGCTTTAAAATTAGTAGCTATACAATCTCAAGGTTCCATGAGAGATGCCATAAGTCTTTTAGAGCAACTCTTAGTATTTTCTTCGGAAGAAATAACTGAGGATTTAGCAAGGCATCTTCTGGGTCTTCCCACTTATGAGTTTGTATATGAATTTGCAAAATCTTTAGGAAATTATAATTTAGATGAAGGATGGCGTCTTATCCAGCAAGTATTTCAATTGGGAAAAAATCCCCAGCAATTTGTGAGGGAGTTATTACAACACTTTAGAAATTTAATTCTTATTAAGATAGAGCCGCGCCTCTCCAATATTTTATCCTTAACTCAAGAAGAATATGAAGAAATACTTGAAGAAACAAAAATCTTTTCTGTTAAAAGGCTTCAGGAAATAATTGATACCTTATTGGATTTAGAAAATAGATTAAGGGATTTGACTAGTGCTCCCTTAATTTTAGAGATGTTTCTTCTTCCTTTATTTATAAAACCTGAGGCGGAAAAAGAAGTCAAAGAAGAAGTTAAAGAGGTAGGGCAGGAGCCTCTTAAGGAAGAGATAAGGGTAAAATCTGAGACTTCTTCAAAGACGCCTTTATCCTTAGATACTATTAAAGAAAGATGGAGTCAAGTTTTAGAAAGGGTTAAAAAAAGAAAGGTATCTTTAGAGGCTATATTAAGGGAAGCAAAGGTTCTTGAAATAAGCGATGATGGAAGATTAGTTTTAGGTTTTCCAAGGAATTTTACCTTTTTAAAGGAGAGAATTGAAGAGCTTCCCAATAGACAGTTAATAGAAGAAGAGATTAAAAGAGTATTTAATATCTCTTTACCTCTTAAATTTATTACCATAGAAGAGGATATTCCCATTATAAAAGAGGAAAAGATAGATATAGATCCTGAAGAGGTTAAAAATATTTTTAACGGAAAAATTATAAAGGAGGGTTAA
- a CDS encoding SMR family transporter: MILLSISAYIFFHVLSHIGFKMSVQNKNLKNFIYWQVIGNISGFLSVLSYTYLLTLLPLHLGYAITMGLGQIFVQVFASKILFKEEISSFQWLGISLIILGTLFLVKGKAH, from the coding sequence TTGATCTTATTATCAATCTCTGCCTATATCTTCTTCCATGTCCTTTCCCATATTGGCTTTAAAATGTCTGTTCAAAATAAAAATTTGAAAAACTTTATTTACTGGCAGGTGATAGGAAATATTAGTGGTTTTTTATCGGTTCTTTCTTATACTTATTTATTAACTCTTTTGCCCCTTCATCTTGGATATGCCATCACCATGGGATTGGGACAAATATTTGTGCAGGTTTTTGCGTCAAAGATTTTATTTAAAGAAGAAATCTCCTCTTTTCAGTGGCTTGGTATATCTTTAATTATTTTGGGAACTTTATTTTTAGTGAAAGGTAAAGCCCATTGA
- a CDS encoding sulfurtransferase TusA family protein: MEHYIDAKFLQCPGPIIKLFEKIKEINSGDMVIIEVTDQGFKKDIQAWCQKTKNELISIEEENGIIKAKIRKT; encoded by the coding sequence ATGGAACATTATATTGATGCTAAATTCCTTCAATGTCCAGGTCCCATTATAAAATTGTTTGAAAAGATAAAGGAGATTAATTCTGGAGATATGGTAATCATTGAAGTAACAGACCAGGGGTTTAAAAAGGATATTCAGGCCTGGTGCCAAAAAACAAAAAATGAATTAATCTCAATTGAAGAGGAGAATGGAATTATTAAAGCTAAAATAAGAAAGACATAA
- a CDS encoding FAD-dependent oxidoreductase, whose product MGKKIIIVGGVASGTKAGAKAKREDPSSEVIIFTNEEYISYSGCGLPYYIGGVVSAKEHLILKTPQDFKHDMGIDVYTKHEVVYIDPENKKIIVKDLSNNTLKEFYYDKLILATGASPVKPKIEGFDLKKVFTLRSVNDALKIREILDNNPPKNPLIVGGGFIGLEIAENLKERGLNVKIIEVAEQILPGYDFEIAKLVEKYLIEEKGINILTKKRVTKFLGNEKKEVSKVILENGEILDADLVIWSAGVKPNTDLAKKIGIELGDWGAIKVDKYMRTNIKDIFAVGDCVETYHLVCGKPVWIPMGSTANKMGRVAGINVVLDDENLYESFEGVLGTNILKLFNLTIAKTGLSEKQAREEGFDVVSAIVPSNDKAHYYPTSKSVILKLIGDRKTGRILGAQGIGEGSVDKFIDIIASFIYLKGTVDQLSKVDLAYSPPYSMALSSVIVTANVLKNKIQGKLKGINPWELYEKIKNKENNFLLIDVRTEPEFVIGAIPGSINIPLNELMEKAYTLDREREIILICGLGRRAYQAYTKLVSLGFKNIKILDGGIKAYPFELE is encoded by the coding sequence ATGGGTAAAAAAATAATTATAGTTGGAGGAGTTGCTTCAGGAACAAAAGCAGGTGCTAAGGCAAAAAGAGAAGATCCTTCAAGCGAAGTTATTATTTTTACCAATGAAGAATATATATCCTACTCTGGATGCGGACTACCCTACTACATAGGAGGGGTAGTTTCTGCTAAAGAACATCTTATTCTAAAAACCCCTCAAGATTTTAAACATGATATGGGAATAGATGTTTATACAAAACATGAAGTAGTGTATATAGATCCTGAAAATAAAAAGATAATAGTAAAAGATCTTTCCAATAATACTTTAAAGGAATTTTATTATGATAAATTGATTCTTGCTACAGGAGCCTCCCCCGTAAAACCTAAAATTGAAGGTTTTGATTTGAAGAAAGTATTTACTTTAAGATCTGTTAATGATGCCTTAAAAATTAGGGAAATTTTAGATAACAATCCTCCCAAGAATCCATTGATCGTAGGAGGAGGTTTCATTGGACTAGAAATAGCAGAAAATCTTAAAGAAAGAGGACTTAATGTAAAAATTATAGAAGTAGCAGAACAAATATTGCCAGGTTATGATTTTGAAATTGCAAAGCTTGTAGAAAAATACTTAATAGAGGAAAAGGGTATAAATATCTTAACAAAGAAAAGAGTTACTAAATTCTTAGGAAATGAAAAAAAAGAAGTTTCAAAGGTAATTTTGGAAAATGGAGAAATTTTAGATGCTGATTTGGTTATATGGTCCGCAGGAGTAAAACCTAACACAGATTTAGCCAAAAAAATAGGAATAGAGTTAGGGGATTGGGGAGCGATTAAGGTAGATAAATATATGAGAACCAATATTAAGGATATCTTTGCTGTAGGAGATTGTGTAGAGACTTATCATCTTGTATGTGGTAAACCTGTCTGGATTCCTATGGGATCTACTGCAAATAAGATGGGAAGAGTAGCGGGAATAAATGTGGTTTTAGACGATGAGAATTTATATGAAAGTTTTGAAGGAGTTTTAGGAACAAATATATTAAAGCTTTTTAATCTAACTATAGCAAAAACAGGACTTTCTGAAAAACAAGCAAGAGAAGAAGGATTTGATGTGGTGTCTGCAATCGTCCCATCAAATGATAAGGCTCATTATTATCCTACTTCTAAGAGCGTTATTTTAAAACTTATTGGAGATAGGAAGACAGGAAGAATTTTAGGAGCTCAAGGTATAGGAGAGGGAAGTGTGGACAAATTTATAGATATAATAGCAAGTTTTATCTATCTTAAGGGAACAGTAGATCAATTATCAAAAGTAGATCTTGCCTATTCTCCCCCCTATTCTATGGCTTTATCTTCAGTAATTGTTACCGCAAATGTTTTAAAAAACAAGATTCAAGGAAAACTAAAAGGGATAAATCCTTGGGAGCTATATGAGAAGATAAAGAATAAAGAAAATAATTTTCTTCTTATTGATGTAAGAACAGAGCCAGAATTTGTAATAGGTGCCATTCCTGGATCTATAAATATTCCTCTAAATGAGTTAATGGAAAAAGCCTATACCTTAGATAGGGAAAGGGAAATAATCTTAATCTGTGGTTTAGGAAGAAGAGCATATCAAGCATATACAAAACTAGTCAGCCTCGGTTTTAAGAACATAAAAATTCTTGATGGAGGAATAAAAGCTTATCCCTTTGAATTAGAGTAG